The stretch of DNA CGCGAACACCGGGACGATCGCGGTCCGTGCCGCGCGTAGCGATCCCGCGACGATCTCCCGGTTCAACTCGAGACCTACCAGGAAGAAGAAGATCGCGAGCAGCCCGTCGGAAGCCCACTGCCCGATCGTCAGATCGAGATGCCAGGGCGCGTACCCGACGGTCGTGTCGCGGAACGTCTCGTAGGCGTCGACGGCGGGGGTGTTCGCGACGACGATCGCGACGAGTGCGGCGCCGACCAGGAGGAACCCGCCGACGGTCTCACGACGGAGAAGATCGACGACGCGGTACTTCTCGGCGGTCTCGGTGTGGGACATTCTGCTCCTCGGGAGGGTACGACGACATATCGCCGACCAGACTTCCCGGCACACCGGTAGGGAAGTCTACCGCTGTCTCGACTCCGCTCGACCAGCGGGGGCGCTACAGGCTGATGCGACCGTCCTCGGCGGCCTTGCCGATGTCGGTGCGGAAGTGCGCACCGGGCAGGGAGACCTTCGCCAGACGCTCGTAGGCCTGGGCGCGGGCCTGCGCGAGGTCGGCGCCGCGGCCGACGACGGACAGGACTCGACCTCCGGACGAGACCACCTGTCCGTCGACGAGCTTGGTACCGGCGTGCAGGACGCCCTCGGTGTCGGCGCCGGTGACGGGGTCGCCGGTGCGCGGACTGCCGGGGTAGTTCTCGGCGGCCAGGACCACCACGACGGCGCTGCCGTCGAACCAGCGCAGCTCGGGAAGGTCGGCGAGGGTGCCGTTCGCGACGGAGCCGAGGACCTCACCGAGCGGCGTCTCGAGCATGTCGAGGACGGCCTGGGTCTCGGGATCGCCGAAACGGCAATTGAATTCGACGACGGCGGGGCCGTCGGACCCGATCGCCAGCCCGGCGTACAGCAGACCGGAGAAGGGCACGCCTCGCTTGACCATCTCGGCGGCCACGGGTCTGCACACCTCGCCGACGATGCGGTCGACCATGCCCTCGGGCAGCCACGGCAGCGGCGTGTAGGCGCCCATGCCGCCGGTGTTGGGTCCCTCGTCGTCGTCGCCGACGCGCTTGTGATCCTGCGCGGGGAGCAGCGGGACGACGGTCTCACCGTCGACCAGACAGAACAGGGACACCTCGGGTCCGTCGAGGAAGCTCTCCAGGAGCACCGGGTTGCCCCCGGAGATGACGGCCACAGCGTGTTCGCGGGCGGCGTCGCGGTCGGGTGTCACGACGACGCCCTTGCCCGCGGCCAGACCGTCGTCCTTGACGACCCAGGTGGGTCCGAAGCGGTCGAGTGCGGCGTCGACGTCGTCGACCGAGGTGACGCTCTCGGCGCGCGCGGTGTTCACACCGGCCGCGGCCATCACGTCCTTGGCGAACGCCTTGGACCCCTCGATCCGCGCGGCGGCGGCGTTCGGACCGAACACGGCGATCCCCGCGTCACGCAGGGCGTCGGCCACTCCGTGCACCAGCGGCATCTCCGGCCCGACGACCACCAGATCGGCACCGATCTCACGCGCCAGGGCGACGACGGCGTCGCCGGAGTTCGCGTCGACGGGATGGTTGGTCGCGATGACCGCGGTCCCCGCGTTGCCGGGAGCCGCGTGCAGCTCCGTCACCGACGGGTCGCGGGAGAGTCCGAGGAGAAGGGCGTGTTCGCGGCCGCCCGAGCCGATCACCAGTGCGCGCACGCATCACAGCGTAGCGGGTTCGAACTTCTCACTGAATTCGATGACGAGCGTCGGCAGCACCGGTGCGAACGATCCGACGACGACGGCGATGAGCAGAGGCACGCCGGCCGCCACGAGTACCACGCCGAGCAGGACCGGCAGTAGCGCGACGACGATGAGGACGATCTCCATACCGCAGTGTCCGACGAGGTAGTAGTGCGCCATGATGATGCCGACGGTGAATACCGCCAACGGAATCGCGACGGCGAGCACCACCATCAGATCCGAGTCGCCGGTCTCGCCCTCGATCCATTTGGCGATCAGGTGCATGCCGGCACCGACCGAGGCGCACGCCATGAACACCGGAACCATGCCGTACCCCCACGGGAAGCAGCGGTTGCGATGCTCGTCGAGCGCTTCCCCGTTCGGCATGATCGTGTAGAGCCACCACATGGCGAAAGTGACACCGAGTGCGGTGACGCCGAGGACGGCGGTCTGCAGTGTCCAGCCCGTCCGACCGATCTGCGCCTGAATGACGGCGACCGTGCCGACGACGCCCTCGCCGAGGGTGATCACGATGAGAGTCGAGTACCGCTCGGTGATGTGGTACGGGTTCCACGGCGTCGTGGTCATCGTGGTCTCGGCGATCACCGGCCCGAGGAACTCGATCGCCGCGCAGACGGCCACGGCGATGATCGTGGCCGTCAGACCCGTCGGCGCCAGCGCCACCACGGTCCACCCGACCTGCGCGACGATGCAGGCCGCCGCATAGGTGATGCACGTCTTCCGGTACTTCTCGGACTGCCGCGCGGCCCGCAGCCACTGCGGAACCAGACCGAGGCGCATCACCATGTAGCCGAACACGATGACCTTCATGTCGATGTGCGCGCCCGCGTCGATGGACGAGAAGACCGGCGGGATCCCGACGGCCATCACCGAGACGCCGATCATCTGGACGAGCACCGACAGGCGGAACCACGGGTCGTCGGTGTCGAACGCCGACGCGAACCAGGCGAAGTTGATCCACGCCCAGATCGCCGCGAACGACACCAGGAGGTAGCCGACGACGGCGGTGAACACCTTGCCCTCGGCCAGGTGGTCGGCGAGTTGGACACCTCCGACCGAGAAGAGGACGACGAAGATGAGGTCGTAGAAGACCTCGAGACCGCTACCCGCCCGTTCGCCCTCGTCCGGATCGCGTCCGACCATCCGTTGCAACTGTGTTCGCACTGGCACGCGAACACACTAGACGGTCGGACGCGATCGGAGGAAGAGGCTACTCGGCGGTCAGGTCGTACAGCGTCACACCGTCGACCGTGGTCGAGGTGAACGTCGACTCCACCCATTCGCGGATCTCGGCGGACGTGCCGCTCGATCCGCCGCCGAAGCCCTGTCCCTCGCCGAACTCACGCCCGCCACCGATGAAGTAGTGGATCTTGCCCTGAGCGACGAGCTGTTTGAACTGGGCGAGTGTCGGCGACGGATCGGTGCCGTTGAATC from Gordonia humi encodes:
- a CDS encoding low temperature requirement protein A, whose translation is MPVRTQLQRMVGRDPDEGERAGSGLEVFYDLIFVVLFSVGGVQLADHLAEGKVFTAVVGYLLVSFAAIWAWINFAWFASAFDTDDPWFRLSVLVQMIGVSVMAVGIPPVFSSIDAGAHIDMKVIVFGYMVMRLGLVPQWLRAARQSEKYRKTCITYAAACIVAQVGWTVVALAPTGLTATIIAVAVCAAIEFLGPVIAETTMTTTPWNPYHITERYSTLIVITLGEGVVGTVAVIQAQIGRTGWTLQTAVLGVTALGVTFAMWWLYTIMPNGEALDEHRNRCFPWGYGMVPVFMACASVGAGMHLIAKWIEGETGDSDLMVVLAVAIPLAVFTVGIIMAHYYLVGHCGMEIVLIVVALLPVLLGVVLVAAGVPLLIAVVVGSFAPVLPTLVIEFSEKFEPATL
- the purD gene encoding phosphoribosylamine--glycine ligase, yielding MRALVIGSGGREHALLLGLSRDPSVTELHAAPGNAGTAVIATNHPVDANSGDAVVALAREIGADLVVVGPEMPLVHGVADALRDAGIAVFGPNAAAARIEGSKAFAKDVMAAAGVNTARAESVTSVDDVDAALDRFGPTWVVKDDGLAAGKGVVVTPDRDAAREHAVAVISGGNPVLLESFLDGPEVSLFCLVDGETVVPLLPAQDHKRVGDDDEGPNTGGMGAYTPLPWLPEGMVDRIVGEVCRPVAAEMVKRGVPFSGLLYAGLAIGSDGPAVVEFNCRFGDPETQAVLDMLETPLGEVLGSVANGTLADLPELRWFDGSAVVVVLAAENYPGSPRTGDPVTGADTEGVLHAGTKLVDGQVVSSGGRVLSVVGRGADLAQARAQAYERLAKVSLPGAHFRTDIGKAAEDGRISL